A part of Legionella sainthelensi genomic DNA contains:
- a CDS encoding DUF2147 domain-containing protein has translation MNLWKRACGLVLATFYFPAVLAASQAPVGNWVTVDDKTGAKRAVVTITESGGVLSGVIDKVYPQPGDTGICENCPGAFKGKKIVGLRFMWGLKKEGDNQWSGGSILDPKTGKIYRAKLTAQGNELLVRGYLGISLLGRTQVWHKE, from the coding sequence ATGAACTTATGGAAGCGAGCCTGTGGTCTTGTTCTTGCTACTTTTTATTTCCCTGCGGTATTAGCAGCATCCCAAGCCCCTGTCGGTAACTGGGTGACTGTAGATGATAAAACTGGCGCCAAAAGAGCGGTTGTTACTATTACTGAGTCTGGTGGGGTGTTAAGTGGTGTTATTGATAAAGTGTATCCGCAACCAGGGGATACTGGAATCTGTGAAAATTGTCCTGGTGCTTTTAAAGGGAAAAAAATAGTGGGACTGCGGTTTATGTGGGGATTAAAGAAAGAAGGGGATAATCAATGGAGTGGTGGCTCTATTTTGGATCCCAAAACAGGTAAAATTTATCGTGCTAAGCTCACTGCTCAAGGAAATGAACTTTTAGTTCGCGGATATCTTGGAATTTCTTTATTAGGCCGTACACAAGTGTGGCATAAAGAATAG